In a genomic window of Pedobacter sp. KBS0701:
- a CDS encoding SPOR domain-containing protein, which yields MDILSYLLELLQQRKEVGITGLGTFYKKKYPGRYDKEKQTFLPPGYTLQFSSDLTEEKALVDFIVAKRNISNESANDYIAQFVEDINQKLELDHEVELENTGRLFFTEQGLDFEPIKNINYGSEFYGLPSLPETVTEDVKPDSPKEEEEVYDEIAEAPGAPSPFENKSYQAPVIENVELDEVNDDFKNTLKHTENGAIEVTEAPEFIKEQHEEHPNRFGHVPESEVENIAAEQHAIETEEPTETPEDVTNTVEEVEVPESVVTQHEEHPNRFGHTPESEVENVAAEQSAIETPEFDDAHEEVKAAEDTSLSTEAKSAELPETVISESERPGRFSLRSEPEEPKTYINLEDEAKKEEPVIEAPAFIKEQHSEHPNRFGHDPIEHGNEARQGMSTWLMITIAVLALAVIAAITFLVKPELFTGETAEALKPAPVIVDSPKVVVDTLKAKQDSIAKTDSILKANQLQKRTDTVKKEISKPAVKPAIETPKENNVVPKTGPSTFDVIAASYKTVAGAEKYIAIMKTRGLNAKIANMAGPWKKVSIGSFKTQKEAEEQKDILQKKLKGKGFYVQQIFNNTQP from the coding sequence ATGGATATCTTATCATACCTTTTAGAACTCTTGCAGCAACGCAAAGAAGTTGGTATTACCGGCTTGGGCACCTTTTATAAAAAGAAATACCCGGGAAGATACGATAAGGAAAAACAAACGTTTTTACCTCCGGGCTATACCCTTCAGTTTTCTAGCGATTTAACCGAAGAAAAGGCGCTGGTAGATTTTATTGTCGCTAAAAGGAATATCTCTAACGAGAGCGCCAATGATTACATCGCGCAATTTGTTGAAGACATAAATCAAAAACTGGAACTTGACCATGAGGTCGAATTAGAAAATACCGGTCGCTTATTTTTTACTGAGCAGGGGCTGGATTTCGAACCGATAAAGAACATCAATTATGGTTCTGAATTTTATGGTTTGCCTTCTTTACCAGAAACGGTAACTGAAGATGTAAAACCCGATTCTCCAAAAGAAGAAGAAGAAGTTTACGACGAAATTGCTGAAGCGCCAGGTGCACCTTCACCTTTTGAAAATAAGTCTTACCAGGCGCCGGTAATCGAAAATGTAGAGCTGGATGAAGTTAATGATGACTTCAAAAATACTTTAAAACATACTGAAAATGGTGCAATAGAAGTTACTGAAGCACCTGAGTTTATCAAAGAACAGCACGAAGAACATCCTAACCGTTTCGGGCATGTACCAGAATCGGAAGTAGAAAATATTGCTGCTGAGCAACATGCCATTGAAACAGAAGAACCTACTGAAACACCAGAAGACGTTACAAATACTGTTGAAGAAGTAGAAGTACCAGAATCGGTTGTAACACAGCACGAAGAACATCCTAACCGTTTCGGCCATACACCAGAATCGGAAGTAGAAAATGTTGCTGCTGAACAATCTGCTATAGAGACACCAGAATTTGACGATGCACACGAGGAAGTAAAGGCTGCAGAAGATACTTCATTATCTACAGAAGCCAAATCAGCAGAATTACCAGAAACAGTTATCTCAGAAAGCGAACGTCCAGGCCGTTTCTCGCTTAGATCAGAGCCTGAAGAACCAAAAACATACATCAATTTAGAAGACGAGGCTAAAAAAGAAGAACCTGTAATTGAGGCTCCGGCGTTTATAAAAGAGCAACATTCAGAGCATCCAAACCGTTTTGGCCATGACCCGATTGAACATGGAAACGAAGCGCGCCAAGGTATGTCTACCTGGTTGATGATTACAATTGCAGTTTTAGCTTTAGCTGTTATTGCAGCGATAACCTTTTTAGTTAAGCCTGAATTATTTACAGGCGAAACAGCTGAAGCCCTAAAACCAGCACCGGTAATTGTCGATTCGCCTAAGGTTGTTGTTGATACCCTAAAAGCAAAACAGGACTCAATAGCCAAAACGGATAGCATTTTAAAAGCCAATCAGCTTCAGAAAAGAACCGATACTGTTAAAAAAGAGATATCAAAACCGGCGGTTAAGCCAGCTATCGAAACGCCAAAAGAAAATAACGTCGTACCAAAAACTGGCCCTTCTACGTTTGATGTTATTGCGGCATCTTACAAAACTGTTGCAGGAGCTGAAAAATATATTGCCATAATGAAAACCCGTGGCTTAAATGCTAAAATTGCAAATATGGCCGGACCGTGGAAAAAAGTAAGCATAGGGAGTTTTAAAACACAAAAAGAGGCCGAAGAGCAGAAAGATATCTTACAGAAAAAATTAAAGGGAAAAGGGTTTTACGTACAACAGATTTTTAACAACACACAACCATAA
- a CDS encoding MotA/TolQ/ExbB proton channel family protein yields the protein MITLLIQDTTQALQDTANAVNQAVAQPQPELHFIDLLFKGGWVMIPLAFLAFLALIIFVERYLTIKKATKDESNLMGQIRSYIQSGNLDGAMSLLRNNNSPLSRMLQKGLKRIGRPIKDIEGAIENVGKLEVSKLEKNISILGIVAGIAPMLGFVGTIVGVITIFHQVSIKGAIEIGTISGGLYTKMITSATGLIIGIIAYVLYHILNIMVEKIILRMETDAIDFIDLLEEPGK from the coding sequence ATGATAACTTTATTAATTCAAGACACCACTCAGGCATTACAAGACACAGCAAATGCGGTTAACCAAGCAGTAGCACAACCACAGCCAGAACTCCATTTTATCGATCTGCTTTTCAAAGGCGGCTGGGTAATGATTCCATTGGCTTTTCTAGCTTTTTTAGCTTTGATTATTTTTGTTGAGCGTTATTTAACCATTAAAAAAGCCACGAAAGACGAATCAAACCTAATGGGTCAGATCAGGTCTTATATTCAATCTGGAAATTTAGATGGCGCCATGTCGTTATTAAGGAATAATAACTCTCCCCTTTCGCGCATGTTGCAAAAAGGTTTAAAACGTATTGGCCGCCCGATTAAGGATATTGAAGGTGCAATTGAAAATGTTGGTAAATTAGAGGTTTCTAAATTAGAAAAGAACATTAGCATATTGGGTATTGTTGCAGGTATTGCACCAATGCTTGGTTTCGTAGGTACAATTGTGGGGGTAATTACCATTTTCCATCAGGTATCCATTAAGGGTGCTATTGAAATCGGTACTATTTCTGGTGGTTTATATACGAAAATGATTACTTCTGCAACCGGATTAATTATCGGTATCATCGCTTACGTACTGTATCACATTTTAAACATTATGGTCGAAAAAATCATTCTTAGAATGGAAACCGATGCAATTGATTTTATTGATTTACTAGAAGAACCAGGCAAATAA
- a CDS encoding biopolymer transporter ExbD → MNLRKRTKGSVEVHTSALNDIMFFLMLFFLLASAVVNPTVVKLLLPQSSSGQQSTAKKAVTVTIDENLKYFVEKKPVSIEELEPTLASYQKLAPDMTILLYVSRNVTYQDGFVVNDIANKLKLKLVVAVEPKK, encoded by the coding sequence ATGAATTTACGCAAAAGAACAAAAGGATCGGTAGAAGTACATACTTCAGCGTTGAACGATATTATGTTCTTCCTGATGCTGTTTTTCTTACTGGCCTCTGCCGTAGTAAATCCTACGGTGGTTAAATTATTGTTGCCACAATCATCAAGCGGACAACAATCTACCGCCAAAAAAGCAGTTACCGTGACTATAGACGAAAATTTAAAATATTTCGTTGAAAAGAAACCGGTTAGCATTGAGGAATTAGAGCCTACATTGGCATCATACCAAAAACTGGCACCAGATATGACCATACTTTTGTATGTATCGCGCAATGTGACTTATCAGGATGGATTTGTGGTAAATGATATTGCCAATAAACTGAAATTAAAACTTGTTGTAGCCGTTGAGCCTAAGAAATAA
- a CDS encoding energy transducer TonB — translation MNYKAQNIPNEENNYPKAIAIASGIMGFLLLISFFIVIGSFQPPEEVGMGGMVVNYGTSAEGMGDDYTSIEEPSADPNANGKPPEKVTPEEKVTPTTSTESSDKEVQTQNTEDAIAVNTKPTKPTTAAPTPVTEDKPAKPVINQNALYKGKKNTGQGQGDGTGKTPGNQGDKDGDPLASNYGEGGSGNGNVQLSLASRKFIDIPRIQDDGQSAGKIAVQIRVDKNGKVVQARAGAKGTTLSDLALWRKCEQAVLGASLNKLESAPDVQTGIVMFNFKVK, via the coding sequence ATGAACTACAAAGCACAAAACATACCTAACGAGGAAAATAATTACCCTAAAGCTATTGCCATTGCAAGCGGTATCATGGGCTTTTTATTATTGATCAGCTTTTTTATCGTGATTGGTTCTTTCCAGCCACCAGAAGAAGTGGGTATGGGTGGTATGGTGGTTAATTATGGGACTTCTGCAGAAGGTATGGGAGATGATTATACCAGTATCGAAGAACCGTCAGCAGATCCGAATGCAAATGGTAAACCACCAGAAAAAGTAACGCCTGAAGAAAAGGTTACCCCAACCACCTCTACCGAAAGTAGTGACAAAGAAGTGCAAACACAAAATACCGAAGATGCAATAGCCGTAAATACCAAACCCACAAAACCAACTACGGCTGCACCCACTCCGGTTACAGAAGATAAACCTGCCAAGCCAGTAATTAACCAAAATGCGCTTTACAAAGGCAAAAAAAATACTGGTCAGGGACAAGGGGACGGTACAGGGAAAACGCCGGGCAACCAAGGCGATAAAGATGGTGATCCTTTAGCTTCTAATTATGGAGAAGGCGGTTCTGGAAACGGCAATGTACAGTTATCATTGGCCAGCAGAAAATTTATCGATATCCCAAGGATACAGGATGATGGACAGAGCGCAGGAAAAATTGCCGTTCAAATCCGTGTAGATAAAAATGGCAAAGTTGTACAGGCCCGTGCCGGAGCTAAAGGTACTACCCTATCTGATTTAGCCCTCTGGAGAAAATGTGAGCAGGCCGTATTAGGTGCAAGTTTAAATAAATTGGAATCAGCTCCCGATGTACAAACCGGAATCGTGATGTTTAACTTCAAAGTAAAATAA
- a CDS encoding folylpolyglutamate synthase/dihydrofolate synthase family protein — MNYQQTLDFLYSKLPMFTRVGASAFKKDLTNTIILCEALDNPQDKFKSIHVAGTNGKGSTSHMLASVLQAQGYKTGLYTSPHLKDFRERIRINGKMMSKTEVVSFVKYQQKLIEKTEPSFFEVTVAMAFDHFAKHDVDIAVIEVGLGGRLDSTNIITPQISVITNISLDHTNMLGNTLSEIAGEKAGIIKKNIPVIIGETQEESAPVFIKKAKAEGAPIVFADQVLTAQDFKIKNSKLSLSVYQHGKIKYKNLQSDLTGVYQHKNILTVLETLAILNEETEIKTDQESIYKGISQVKKQTGLQGRWQTLSKNPLVICDTGHNEAGIKEVIKNITQTPYQNLHIVFGMVNDKDISKVLSLMPKNAIYYFCKPDLERGLAAKALKEQAAAFNLNGNSYASVAEAKATAIQAADTQDLVFIGGSTFVVAEAI, encoded by the coding sequence ATGAACTACCAACAAACGCTTGATTTTTTATATAGTAAACTCCCGATGTTTACCCGTGTCGGCGCCTCTGCTTTCAAAAAAGATTTGACCAATACCATCATTCTTTGTGAGGCTTTAGATAATCCACAAGATAAATTTAAAAGCATCCATGTGGCCGGAACAAACGGGAAGGGTTCAACATCGCACATGCTGGCTTCCGTACTACAGGCCCAGGGCTATAAAACAGGATTGTACACCTCACCACATTTAAAAGATTTCCGCGAACGCATCCGCATCAACGGAAAAATGATGAGTAAAACTGAAGTCGTATCGTTCGTAAAATATCAACAAAAATTGATCGAAAAAACTGAACCTTCTTTTTTCGAAGTTACCGTTGCCATGGCATTCGATCATTTTGCAAAACATGATGTAGATATAGCCGTAATCGAAGTGGGCTTAGGCGGAAGACTGGATTCTACCAATATCATTACGCCACAAATTTCAGTTATCACCAACATTAGCCTCGACCATACCAATATGTTGGGCAATACCCTGTCCGAAATTGCAGGTGAAAAAGCAGGTATCATTAAAAAGAATATTCCGGTAATAATTGGCGAAACCCAGGAAGAATCGGCACCGGTTTTCATTAAAAAAGCCAAAGCTGAGGGCGCTCCTATTGTTTTCGCTGATCAAGTGTTAACTGCCCAGGACTTTAAAATCAAAAACAGTAAACTTTCCTTGTCCGTTTATCAGCATGGTAAAATCAAATACAAAAATCTTCAAAGCGATCTTACCGGGGTTTATCAGCATAAAAACATCCTAACCGTTTTAGAAACACTAGCTATACTGAATGAGGAAACCGAAATTAAAACCGATCAGGAAAGTATTTATAAAGGAATAAGCCAGGTAAAAAAACAAACCGGTTTGCAGGGCCGTTGGCAAACTTTATCTAAAAATCCTTTAGTCATCTGCGATACCGGCCATAACGAAGCGGGAATTAAGGAGGTGATCAAAAACATTACACAAACTCCGTATCAAAACCTGCACATTGTTTTTGGCATGGTAAACGATAAGGATATTTCGAAAGTGTTGTCGCTGATGCCGAAAAATGCCATTTACTATTTTTGCAAACCCGACTTAGAACGTGGTTTAGCCGCAAAGGCCTTAAAAGAACAGGCGGCAGCATTTAACTTAAACGGAAACAGTTATGCATCAGTTGCCGAAGCAAAAGCTACTGCCATTCAGGCAGCCGATACACAAGACCTTGTTTTTATAGGTGGAAGCACATTTGTAGTAGCCGAAGCGATATAA
- the pafA gene encoding alkaline phosphatase PafA encodes MKKIPRLIFTISIFSISLSSAQTKKSTTVPSKAFPAEVARPKLVVGLVVDQMRWDYLYRYYNRYSNGGFKRLINEGFSVENTFIPYTPTYTACGHTCIYTGSVPAVHGIIGNDWYDPETKKNVYCTEDSSASTVGSTPSSEGNMSPKNMLTTTITDELRLATNFRGKVIGISLKDRGSILPAGHAANAAYWYQGSTGNWITSTYYMKEVPTWIADYNKLKLANKFYAKNWETLYPINTYVNSTKDENAYEGKSSTFPHQLTQNVDKNFDAIRSTPYGNTITLDLAKLAILSEDLGQDNITDFLAVSCSSTDYVGHAYGPNSVEAEDTYLRLDKDFEEFFNYLDKKVGKGNYTVFLTADHGAAHVPGFMQENKLPSGVVSDRDIANKLNAYLNDKFKVNNIVLRSMNNQIIFDHDKTEKGDVSFDVIKSASVEFLKRLDGFQNAVDIAKISQSTLQEIQKKMITNGYNTRRSGDIYYVLQPNWFNGSSTGTTHGNWNPYDSHIPLVFMGWGIKSGASNKTHYMTDIAPTLAALLHIQMPNGNVGEPITEITNK; translated from the coding sequence ATGAAGAAAATACCCCGTCTAATTTTTACTATTTCTATTTTTTCGATCTCACTTTCCTCAGCTCAAACCAAAAAATCTACCACAGTGCCTTCAAAAGCATTTCCAGCGGAGGTTGCACGCCCCAAATTGGTGGTTGGCTTAGTGGTCGACCAAATGCGCTGGGATTATTTATACCGCTACTATAACCGCTATAGCAATGGTGGATTTAAAAGATTAATTAACGAGGGTTTTTCTGTGGAAAATACCTTCATCCCCTATACACCAACTTATACTGCATGTGGCCATACTTGCATTTACACCGGTTCGGTTCCGGCTGTTCATGGTATTATCGGTAACGATTGGTACGATCCTGAAACCAAAAAGAATGTTTATTGTACAGAGGATTCTTCAGCATCCACTGTTGGCAGTACACCCTCATCAGAAGGTAATATGTCGCCAAAAAATATGCTAACCACTACCATTACAGACGAATTGAGATTAGCCACAAACTTTAGAGGCAAAGTAATCGGCATTTCATTAAAAGATAGAGGTTCCATCCTTCCGGCCGGCCATGCGGCAAATGCGGCATATTGGTACCAGGGCAGTACCGGAAACTGGATTACCAGCACCTATTATATGAAAGAAGTGCCAACCTGGATCGCGGATTATAACAAACTGAAACTGGCTAACAAGTTCTATGCAAAAAACTGGGAAACTTTATACCCGATCAATACCTATGTAAACAGTACCAAAGATGAGAATGCTTACGAAGGCAAATCAAGCACATTTCCTCACCAGTTAACACAAAACGTTGATAAAAATTTCGATGCCATTAGAAGCACCCCTTATGGTAATACCATTACGCTAGACCTCGCCAAATTAGCCATCCTATCAGAAGATTTAGGTCAGGATAATATTACTGATTTCTTAGCCGTAAGTTGCTCATCTACCGATTATGTTGGTCATGCCTATGGTCCGAACTCAGTAGAGGCTGAAGATACTTATTTACGTTTAGACAAAGATTTCGAAGAGTTTTTCAACTACCTGGATAAAAAAGTAGGCAAAGGAAATTACACGGTATTTTTAACTGCTGATCATGGTGCAGCGCATGTACCGGGCTTTATGCAGGAGAACAAATTACCTTCAGGTGTAGTGAGTGACCGTGATATCGCAAACAAATTAAATGCTTACTTAAATGATAAATTTAAAGTAAACAATATTGTTTTAAGATCGATGAACAACCAGATCATTTTCGATCATGATAAAACCGAAAAAGGTGATGTGAGTTTCGATGTAATTAAATCAGCATCAGTAGAATTCTTAAAAAGATTAGACGGTTTCCAAAATGCTGTTGATATCGCTAAAATATCGCAAAGCACACTTCAGGAAATCCAGAAAAAAATGATTACCAACGGATACAATACACGCAGAAGTGGTGATATCTATTATGTTTTACAACCAAACTGGTTTAACGGTAGCAGTACAGGTACAACCCACGGAAACTGGAATCCATACGATTCGCACATTCCATTGGTTTTTATGGGCTGGGGAATCAAATCAGGTGCTTCTAATAAAACACATTACATGACCGATATTGCACCAACGCTGGCTGCGCTGCTCCATATTCAGATGCCAAATGGTAATGTTGGAGAACCAATCACAGAGATTACAAACAAATAA
- a CDS encoding VOC family protein, translating to MSTYTATKLTPMLESHDMQATLKFYTEVLNFTCDVKLNDLSWLSLRKDEIEIMFCSPNEHRNIPKPIMSGSLYIKTNEVTALWESLKDHGKICYPLEDFDYGMREFAIYDNNGYLLQFGQNL from the coding sequence ATGTCAACATACACCGCTACTAAACTTACCCCCATGCTCGAATCGCATGATATGCAGGCAACATTAAAGTTTTACACAGAAGTCCTAAACTTCACCTGTGATGTAAAGCTTAATGACCTAAGTTGGTTAAGCCTCCGCAAAGATGAGATAGAAATCATGTTCTGCAGCCCTAACGAGCATCGCAATATTCCAAAACCGATCATGAGTGGTTCACTTTACATCAAAACAAATGAAGTAACAGCACTCTGGGAAAGTTTAAAAGATCATGGCAAAATCTGTTATCCGCTTGAAGATTTTGACTACGGCATGAGGGAGTTTGCCATTTACGATAATAATGGTTATTTACTGCAGTTCGGTCAAAATTTATAA